A genome region from Microbacterium profundi includes the following:
- a CDS encoding endonuclease domain-containing protein, with amino-acid sequence MKGRRLAEDRAETTILKGVPVVDPVAAFFTCAHELTTAQAVTVIDALITTASDYPDLGPRRPMTTRQLIFDRLAHWGRFPGCATVREALPLARERVESPKETETRLLIVAAGLPEPEVQCGVFDRGRFIARVDLAYPRLKIAIEYEGDGHRTDKGQWRRDIQRQRELEALGWIVIRLTEDDLRNAGASLLTHLRRAIATRSNA; translated from the coding sequence GTGAAGGGACGCCGCCTCGCCGAGGACCGCGCGGAGACGACGATCCTGAAGGGCGTTCCGGTTGTGGATCCGGTCGCCGCGTTCTTCACTTGCGCTCACGAACTGACGACCGCACAAGCCGTTACGGTCATCGACGCGCTCATCACGACGGCATCCGACTACCCGGACCTCGGACCGCGGCGTCCGATGACCACGCGCCAGCTGATCTTCGATCGACTCGCGCATTGGGGGCGATTCCCAGGGTGTGCGACTGTTCGGGAGGCTCTGCCTCTCGCACGAGAGCGAGTGGAGTCGCCGAAGGAGACCGAGACGAGACTTCTGATCGTCGCGGCGGGGCTCCCGGAGCCGGAGGTCCAGTGCGGTGTTTTCGACCGCGGCCGCTTCATCGCCCGGGTGGATCTGGCCTATCCGAGACTGAAGATCGCGATCGAGTACGAGGGAGACGGTCATCGGACGGACAAGGGACAGTGGCGGCGCGACATCCAGCGTCAGCGTGAACTGGAGGCGCTCGGATGGATCGTGATCCGTCTGACCGAGGACGATCTGAGGAACGCCGGTGCATCGCTGCTCACGCACCTTCGCCGCGCCATCGCTACGCGTTCGAACGCGTGA
- a CDS encoding IS30 family transposase translates to MVKLFPPGTRTAFVDLVCAGATTVSAAASVGAGTASASRWWAQSGGMTIDRGATGGLADPVPDVMPISERMLTAHERGMIQMGRRAGMSYARIGAEIGRDKSVIWREVKRNTSPDGVYYASVAHTRAHQARRRPKPFALIENEALCRLIEVWMDEGWSPALISAMLEFYFPDDRTMQVSHETIYQALYVQTRGKLRADLAQKLSLKRNKRVAHTSDRRKNSPYKEAFKISDRPAEVENRAVPGHWEGDLIIGCDGTAIGTLVERATRFTILLHLPGDHTADTVAAAMIREMGDLPEHLRRSITWDRGTELAEYAQIQTALDTTLYFCDPHSPWQRGTNENTNRLLRFWFEKGSDLSAHTPEDLRRVAATLNRRPRPTLELQTPANRLNELLLAA, encoded by the coding sequence ATGGTCAAGTTGTTTCCGCCTGGTACTCGTACTGCGTTCGTTGATTTGGTGTGCGCTGGCGCGACGACGGTGAGTGCTGCGGCGAGTGTCGGCGCGGGGACTGCGTCGGCATCGCGGTGGTGGGCCCAGTCTGGGGGCATGACGATCGATAGAGGCGCGACGGGTGGTCTTGCTGATCCGGTGCCGGACGTGATGCCGATCAGTGAGCGGATGCTGACAGCGCACGAGCGAGGGATGATTCAGATGGGCCGACGTGCGGGCATGAGTTATGCCCGCATCGGGGCGGAAATCGGTCGGGATAAGTCCGTGATCTGGCGGGAGGTGAAGCGCAATACGAGCCCGGACGGGGTGTATTACGCGTCTGTCGCGCACACGAGAGCGCACCAGGCCAGGCGGCGTCCGAAGCCGTTCGCGCTGATCGAGAACGAGGCGCTGTGCCGGTTGATCGAGGTGTGGATGGATGAGGGGTGGAGCCCGGCGCTGATCTCAGCAATGTTGGAGTTCTACTTCCCGGATGATCGGACTATGCAGGTGAGTCACGAGACGATCTACCAGGCCCTCTACGTCCAGACCCGCGGAAAGCTGCGGGCAGATCTGGCGCAGAAGCTCTCCCTGAAACGGAACAAGCGTGTTGCCCACACATCCGATCGGCGCAAGAACAGCCCCTACAAGGAAGCGTTCAAGATCAGTGACCGGCCGGCCGAGGTCGAGAACCGGGCTGTTCCGGGACATTGGGAAGGAGACCTCATCATCGGGTGTGATGGGACTGCGATCGGCACTCTCGTCGAGCGCGCGACGCGCTTCACGATCCTGCTCCACCTCCCCGGAGATCACACCGCCGATACCGTCGCTGCGGCGATGATCCGAGAGATGGGCGACCTGCCCGAGCATCTGCGCCGCTCGATCACCTGGGATCGCGGAACGGAACTGGCCGAGTACGCCCAGATCCAGACCGCGTTGGACACGACGCTCTACTTCTGCGACCCGCACTCGCCCTGGCAACGCGGGACCAACGAGAACACCAACCGGCTGCTGCGGTTCTGGTTCGAGAAGGGCTCAGACCTCTCCGCCCATACCCCCGAAGACCTCCGCCGAGTCGCTGCGACACTGAACCGTCGCCCCCGCCCGACCCTTGAGCTTCAGACCCCAGCCAACCGACTCAACGAGCTACTACTCGCCGCGTGA